Proteins from one Coregonus clupeaformis isolate EN_2021a chromosome 29, ASM2061545v1, whole genome shotgun sequence genomic window:
- the LOC121544326 gene encoding uncharacterized protein LOC121544326 yields the protein MGSGSSRGKKVVPASVNETNSFKRDDSTVHVLKEERHLFKPLTIPKSTNLSQSRNRAQQDCHSEGHDSEFSAEDDDIDVELNRVLEEYDNRELRSKRKTTQKKPFIRSKTYGLCHSNRVHNDSDFNSTPHSQSYEFSKRPGACCPDNCSVGVKDKKGIPVFDHFCKDTQIQFSSGTQENDLLTTGSVCLESAPSAETDSVLDDSHGPSLSMPVILYDGSEVDMMETIEREFS from the exons atgggtAGCGGTAGTAGTCGAGGAAAGAAGGTTGTTCCTGCCAGTGTCAACGAGACAAACTCATTCAAAAGAGATGACAGCACAGTCCACGTTTTGAAAGAGGAAAGACACTTGTTCAAACCATTGACGATACCCAAATCTACGAACCTAAGTCAGTCACGAAATAGAGCGCAACAAGACTGCCACAGTGAAGGACACGATTCGGAATTTTCCGCAGAGGATGATGACATTGATGTGGAACTGAACCGAGTTCTAGAGGAATATGACAATCGGGAATTGCGTTCCAAGAGGAAAACTACTCAAAAGAAGCCTTTCATCAGGTCGAAGACATATGGGTTATGTCATTCCAATCGGGTCCACAATGACAGCGATTTCAATTCAACCCCTCACTCGCAGAGTTATGAATTTTCGAAGAGGCCTGGGGCATGTTGTCCAGATAACTGTTCTGTTGGAGTCAAGGACAAGAAAGGCATCCCGGTCTTCGACCACTTTTGCAAAGATACACAAATTCAGTTCTCAAGCGGCACTCAGGAAAAT GACTTGTTGACAACGGGGTCAGTTTGTTTGGAGTCAGCGCCTAGCGCAGAAACAGACTC AGTCCTGGACGATAGCCATGGCCCCTCACTCTCCATGCCTGTCATCCTGT